The following are from one region of the Aspergillus luchuensis IFO 4308 DNA, chromosome 4, nearly complete sequence genome:
- a CDS encoding transcription factor domain-containing protein (COG:K;~EggNog:ENOG410Q1YA;~InterPro:IPR007219;~TransMembrane:1 (i451-469o);~go_function: GO:0003677 - DNA binding [Evidence IEA];~go_function: GO:0008270 - zinc ion binding [Evidence IEA];~go_process: GO:0006351 - transcription, DNA-templated [Evidence IEA]), whose amino-acid sequence MRAMAARLRHLESTSVTTPANNTSIPTSMSTVSSASVNTGLQRILNRPKSPSYVGPTSAEFGLTARQKASEDSDGDADETDSAAAPSPAPVQDSEALSGDPLRCMGLTETLRLVTVYENTVGLIYPCVDLDSVRAYVVEYFRDERDEPNETRSPETEDQDWFFARDVEVLKIIVATALLAESHGRSERAAWLADSVEDQFASRYKVPEVDMKELLILTLVSIFHSYRDDEVIAWRTIGSAVRGAVQLGLHCQETWLRTGGVFPGELHRTWASRLFWCMYVLDRKWSFGTGLPFAIQDSDMDTNLPEPGTSTPYLTCMISYARLSSKIWGLVVGWRTRPRAATADYCSYLDFQVQQWIQSIPPELRFDPSQRSSSTAPNAQTDSMMMLQVLLALQANQLRILVYRQYLLSTESIEESVPSASIAVETAKSTVHMLDFFSRVSEIYFQRPEPFNYFLISALAALFLAVLHAPSRFSQVCRPEFYKAVDMVRRSSTRARTSRRLQKIIRNLKLIRSNLGAKSPRQAGAQLQHQHQHQHPHQTPKRQPSISTTMSAAVPFTPVDTPYPPHPQHQLSGFHPVHQQSVSVSAYWPATAAGGNAAVDDQQESCEDLTSFFEMAGGFYFDPRAQAEVPEAGNGNVTGPDGAGIEALNAEDEALTRVMAGLL is encoded by the exons ATGCGAGCCATGGCCGCTCGTCTTCGTCACCTGGAATCAACATCGGTGACCACTCCAGCGAACAATACTAGCATACCCACCTCCATGTCGACTGTTTCTTCGGCATCGGTGAATACAGGACTGCAGCGGATTCTGAACCGTCCCAAATCTCCCAGCTACGTCGGTCCTACTAGTGCCGAGTTTGGCCTTACTGCGCGACAGAAGGCATCGGAGGACAGCGATGGCGATGCGGATGAAACCGACTCGGCAGCAGCGCCGAGCCCAGCACCTGTCCAAGACTCAGAAGCCCTATCCGGTGACCCTCTTCGGTGTATGGGTCTCACAGAGACCCTGCGACTGGTGACGGTCTATGAGAATACTGTTGGCCTGATCTACCCGTGCGTGGACCTCGACAGCGTGCGCGCGTACGTGGTCGAGTACTTCCGGGATGAGAGGGACGAGCCCAATGAGACACGTTCGCCTGAAACCGAAGACCAGGATTGGTTCTTTGCTCGGGACGTGGAGGTGTTGAAAATCATTGTAGCAACAGCCTTGTTAGCGGAATCTCACGGTCGCAGCGAAAGGGCGGCCTGGTTGGCAGACAGCGTCGAGGATCAGTTCGCTTCTCGGTACAAGGTCCCTGAAGTGGATATGAAGGAGTTGCTTATCTTGACCTTAGTG tccatcttccactcctACCGCGACGACGAAGTGATTGCGTGGCGGACAATCGGGTCCGCTGTCCGGGGCGCCGTCCAACTCGGCCTACACTGTCAGGAGACATGGCTGAGAACCGGGGGTGTATTTCCGGGCGAACTGCACAGAACATGGGCCAGCCGGCTGTTCTGGTGCATGTACGTACTCGATCGGAAATGGTCGTTCGGAACGGGTCTGCCGTTCGCCATCCAGGATTCCGACATGGACACGAACCTACCGGAGCCGGGCACCTCGACGCCATACCTGACCTGCATGATCTCGTACGCACGACTCAGCTCCAAAATCTGGGGCCTTGTGGTCGGCTGGCGCACGCGCCCTCGAGCCGCGACGGCAGACTACTGCTCATACCTAGACTTTCAAGTGCAGCAATggatccaatccatcccgcCAGAGCTGCGCTTCGACCCGTCGCAGCGATCATCCTCCACAGCACCCAATGCGCAGACAGACAGCATGATGATGCTTCAAGTACTACTAGCACTGCAGGCGAATCAGCTGCGCATTCTCGTCTACAGACAATACCTCCTCAGCACAGAGAGCATCGAAGAAAGCGTGCCGAGTGCATCCATCGCCGTCGAAACCGCGAAAAGCACCGTCCACATGCTCGACTTCTTCAGCCGCGTCTCAGAAATCTACTTCCAACGTCCCGAGCCATTCAACTACTTCCTCATCTCAGCCCTCGCTGCGTTGTTCCTTGCTGTACTCCACGCCCCCTCCCGATTCAGCCAAGTCTGTCGTCCAGAATTCTACAAAGCCGTCGACATGGTCCGCAGATCATCCACTCGTGCCCGCACATCCCGCCGTCTGCAGAAGATCATCCGGAATCTGAAACTGATTCGCTCAAACTTGGGAGCTAAGTCTCCCCGACAAGCTGGAGCTCAGCtacagcaccagcaccagcaccaacacccacacCAGACACCCAAGCGACAGCCTTCAATATCTACGACCATGTCTGCAGCCGTACCTTTCACCCCGGTGGATACACCCTACCCACCACATCCGCAGCACCAACTTTCGGGATTCCACCCCGTTCATCAGCAGTCAGTGTCGGTGTCCGCGTACTGGcccgcaacagcagcaggagggaACGCAGCGGTTGATGATCAACAGGAAAGCTGCGAGGATCTGACGAGTTTCTTTGAAATGGCGGGTGGGTTCTACTTTGATCCTAGGGCGCAGGCTGAGGTGCCTGAAGCAGGAAATGGGAACGTTACTGGGCCTGATGGGGCAGGAATCGAGGCATTGAACGCAGAAGAtgaggccttgacgagggTCATGGCCGGGTTACTATAA
- a CDS encoding putative copper amine oxidase (COG:Q;~EggNog:ENOG410PF88;~InterPro:IPR000269,IPR015798,IPR036460;~PFAM:PF01179;~go_function: GO:0005507 - copper ion binding [Evidence IEA];~go_function: GO:0008131 - primary amine oxidase activity [Evidence IEA];~go_function: GO:0048038 - quinone binding [Evidence IEA];~go_process: GO:0009308 - amine metabolic process [Evidence IEA];~go_process: GO:0055114 - oxidation-reduction process [Evidence IEA]) — protein sequence MDALTQEIIRVDRPATGGKGEGLTEQTFKRDIIGHCKDSDYVPELLPGGTRKDLKPLNVVQPEGPSFRITEESLVEWQKWRFRVAFNPREGATIHDVWYDGRSVLYRLSVSEMTVPYADPRPPFHRKQAFDFGDGGGGNMANNLSIGCDCLGVIKYFDAVMTGADGTAKKMPNAICLHEQDNGIGWKHSNWRTGRAVVTRHRELVVQFIITLANYEYIFAYKFDQSGGITVESRATGILNVVNIDAGKVSEYGNVVSGGVLAQNHQHIFCVRIDPAIDGPNNSVQVEESHPVPMNAVTNPNGNFYKVNTETMERAGFFDAAPELNRTVKMVNPHKKNPISQKPVGYKFIPLATQRLLADPNSIQARRAQFAQHHVWVTKYRDGELYAGGRYTLQSQEEIEGVSDAVKRGDSVVDTDVVVWSTFGITHNPRVEDWPVMPVEIFQLMIRPADFFTANPSLDVPSDKNVSSRVVGNDCCRNAHI from the exons ATGGATGCGCTTACCCAGGAGATCATCCGGGTCGACCGTCCCGCTACAGGTGGTAAGGGTGAGGGTCTGACCGAGCAGACCTTCAAGAGAGACATCATTGGTCACTGCAAAGACTCGGACTATGTGCCAGAGTTGCTTCCTGGTGGTACACGCAAGGATCTGAAGCCGCTGAACGTGGTTCAACCCGAAGGTCCTTCCTTCCGCATTACCGAGGAGTCGCTCGTAGAGTGGCAGAAGTGGCGGTTCCGCGTGGCCTTCAACCCCCGCGAGGGTGCTACCATTCACGACGTCTGGTACGATGGCCGCAGTGTGCTTTACCGACTGAGTGTTAGTGAGATG ACTGTACCCTATGCCGATCCTCGCCCTCCGTTCCACCGCAAGCAGGCGTTCGActttggtgatggtggtggtggaaataTGGCCAACAACCTCTCGATCGGATGCGATTGCCTCGGTGTTATCAAGTACTTTGATGCTGTGATGACGGGTGCCGATGGTACGGCCAAGAAGATGCCCAACGCCATCTGCTTGCATGAGCAGGATAACGGTATTGGCTGGAAGCACTCTAACTGGCGAACCGGTCGCGCAGTGGTGACCCGTCACCGGGAACTAGTTGTGcagttcatcatcaccctggcCAACTACGAGTACATCTTTGCTTACAAGTTCGACCAATCGGGCGGCATCACGGTCGAGTCGCGCGCCACTGGTATCTTGAACGTGGTCAACATCGACGCTGGCAAGGTCAGCGAGTACGGCAACGTCGTCAGTGGCGGCGTTTTGGCCCAGAATCACCAGCACATTTTCTGTGTGCGCATCGACCCTGCTATCGACGGGCCCAACAACTCGGTGCAGGTGGAAGAGTCCCATCCGGTGCCCATGAACGCGGTCACCAACCCGAATGGCAACTTCTACAAGGTCAACACAGAGACCATGGAGCGCGCTGGCTTCTTCGATGCCGCGCCGGAGCTTAACCGTACTGTCAAGATGGTCAATCCTCACAAGAAGAACCCGATCAGTCAGAAGCCCGTTGGATACAAGTTCATTCCGCTGGCGACACAACGACTACTGGCCGATCCCAACTCCATCCAAGCGAGACGCGCACAATTTGCTCAGCACCACGTGTGGGTGACCAAGTACCGCGATGGCGAACTCTATGCCGGTGGCCGGTACACGCTCCAGAGTCAGGAGGAAATCGAGGGTGTGTCGGACGCAGTGAAGCGAGGTGATTCCGTGGTGGACACAGATGTTGTGGTTTGGAGCACCTTTGGCATTACCCACAATCCTCGTGTAGAAGATTGGCCTGTGAT GCCTGTTGAGATCTTCCAGCTGATGATCCGACCTGCGGATTTCTTCACCGCTAATCCGTCGTTGGATGTGCCATCCGACAAGAACGTCTCTTCGCGGGTGGTCGGCAACGACTGCTGTCGTAATGCACACATCTAA